One part of the Terrimicrobium sacchariphilum genome encodes these proteins:
- a CDS encoding glycosyltransferase family 4 protein, with protein MKILIDHHQPFLLAHGGFRVQIEQTARALGELGCEVEYLRWWDANQKADLIHFFGRPPSGMAYFAHQKAIPLVISDLLTAQGSRGIWQIRSQCMARSVIEKVMPASLLDRMSWRVYREADAVVALTNWEARLFCQLYGTPKTRLHVVPNGVDEAFFMREETSESVDSSGEYLLCTATITERKRVLELAEAANLAGLRLLICGKPYSFTDRYFQRFLNEVGTPRSVVQYVGEVVDRGEMAALVRAARGFVLLSTMESQSLAALEAAASGVPLLLSDLPWARETFGDHAQYCGSRSTSRELAGHLTKFWHSPVIKPIRPSTWKEVASRLIDVYRSVLP; from the coding sequence ATGAAAATACTGATTGATCACCACCAACCGTTTCTTTTGGCCCATGGAGGCTTCCGTGTGCAGATCGAGCAGACAGCGCGCGCGCTCGGGGAGTTGGGATGCGAGGTGGAGTATCTTCGATGGTGGGATGCGAATCAAAAAGCGGACCTTATTCATTTTTTCGGCCGGCCTCCGTCAGGAATGGCCTATTTTGCTCATCAGAAGGCAATACCTTTGGTGATTTCGGATCTCCTGACGGCTCAAGGATCCCGGGGAATCTGGCAAATTCGTTCGCAGTGCATGGCGCGGTCGGTGATCGAGAAAGTCATGCCCGCTTCCTTGCTTGATCGAATGAGCTGGCGGGTCTACCGAGAGGCGGACGCCGTGGTGGCATTGACCAACTGGGAGGCTCGACTGTTTTGCCAACTTTACGGCACGCCAAAGACGCGTCTTCACGTCGTGCCAAATGGAGTTGATGAGGCATTCTTTATGCGTGAGGAAACCTCTGAATCCGTCGATTCATCCGGAGAGTATCTTTTATGCACGGCAACGATCACGGAGCGAAAGCGCGTTTTGGAGCTCGCCGAAGCGGCGAATCTGGCAGGCCTGCGTCTCCTGATTTGCGGCAAGCCATATTCCTTCACTGATCGTTATTTTCAGCGTTTCCTGAACGAGGTGGGGACCCCGCGCTCGGTTGTCCAGTACGTGGGGGAGGTGGTCGACCGTGGAGAAATGGCTGCTCTCGTCCGAGCGGCGCGGGGTTTTGTCCTGTTGAGCACGATGGAAAGCCAGAGCCTGGCTGCGCTGGAGGCGGCTGCCAGTGGAGTGCCCTTGTTGCTATCCGATCTGCCATGGGCTCGGGAAACGTTCGGAGATCACGCGCAATATTGTGGTTCGAGGTCGACATCTCGAGAGCTTGCCGGGCACTTGACCAAGTTCTGGCATTCACCGGTGATCAAGCCAATACGTCCTTCCACGTGGAAGGAGGTGGCTTCCAGGCTCATCGATGTGTACCGCTCCGTTTTGCCGTGA
- a CDS encoding glycosyltransferase family 4 protein: MRIALLTVDNREFGQKSETPQFGSAVAALLEGFDSLPEVNVDVLSCVRNRSFRTCMIGSRIQYHPIYVSSQGWLRSAYLGCSLKVRRALKALEPDIIHAQGTERWCAVAGAFPARAPRVLTIHGNIRLINKITPLMPRSYWRVQELLERICISRFDAVTCLSHYTKRHLSARSGELPVIPNAVESRFFSINPAPTSPLRILFIANIQERKNQVAWINAIKPLFARFPFEVHFFGVAPQDDAYVQSFHECLHSHSNLIYRGAATRDTIESELTKAAIVVLPSLEENCPMAVLEASAAGIPVITSDCSGSKELIQDRENGLLCNPKDAGSMRQALSTLLEDPQLRAKLARNSRHHAEKTHAPRIVAKQHLDLYENLTAKRSGTHR; the protein is encoded by the coding sequence ATGCGCATCGCCCTCCTAACAGTAGACAATCGCGAATTTGGCCAGAAAAGCGAGACCCCTCAATTTGGCAGCGCCGTCGCCGCCTTGCTGGAGGGTTTCGATTCACTTCCTGAGGTCAACGTGGATGTCCTGTCATGCGTACGAAATCGATCTTTCCGTACATGCATGATCGGTTCCAGAATTCAATATCACCCCATCTATGTCTCGTCTCAGGGCTGGTTAAGAAGCGCCTATCTAGGCTGCTCACTGAAAGTCAGAAGGGCGCTCAAGGCTCTCGAACCAGACATCATTCACGCGCAAGGGACAGAACGTTGGTGTGCCGTGGCAGGAGCTTTTCCCGCCCGGGCGCCACGTGTATTGACTATTCATGGCAATATCCGTCTGATTAACAAGATCACTCCGCTAATGCCGCGCTCCTATTGGCGCGTTCAAGAACTGCTGGAGCGCATCTGCATCTCGAGATTTGATGCCGTCACCTGCCTGAGCCATTACACCAAAAGGCATTTGTCCGCCCGTAGCGGTGAACTTCCGGTGATTCCCAATGCGGTGGAGTCGAGATTCTTCAGCATCAATCCGGCGCCAACAAGCCCGCTCCGCATTTTATTCATCGCCAATATCCAGGAGCGAAAAAACCAGGTCGCCTGGATCAATGCGATCAAACCACTATTCGCCAGATTTCCATTTGAAGTTCATTTCTTCGGAGTCGCCCCGCAAGACGATGCCTATGTCCAGAGCTTCCATGAGTGCCTCCACTCCCATTCAAATCTGATTTATCGAGGAGCTGCCACACGGGATACCATCGAAAGTGAACTTACCAAGGCGGCAATCGTAGTCCTCCCCTCGCTGGAAGAAAACTGCCCAATGGCTGTATTGGAAGCGAGCGCTGCCGGGATTCCCGTCATCACCAGCGATTGCTCTGGTTCGAAGGAACTCATCCAGGACCGAGAAAACGGCCTTTTATGCAATCCCAAAGATGCCGGCTCCATGAGACAAGCCCTGTCGACACTTTTGGAAGACCCTCAACTCCGCGCAAAACTGGCTCGGAACTCTCGCCATCACGCTGAAAAGACTCATGCTCCGCGGATTGTCGCGAAGCAACATCTGGATTTATACGAAAATCTCACGGCAAAACGGAGCGGTACACATCGATGA
- a CDS encoding HAD family hydrolase → MTTFDIFDTVITRAVAAPRHIFDVLEQRLAHGYPVRGLAKARVEAEKLAGERLRHERDPRLDEIYSELQALLHIDAEVMAAILSEELALELDYVRPHPPGASLLKAARADNTFGGFLSDMYLPGDFVKQLLAKCGLWQVGDRLWMSCETGASKHQGTLFQRVKDDCGAHYSDWTHVGDNPHSDGHSPAALGIRSILLEPPSQHVILIRSREESQYRANGALALARRSDRPADQSAHLRNVWDFGAEIAGPIVYWLYTEILRAAEREGVTDLCFLARDGQILHRLSQSLAARHGGIRCHYVAASRQAFHLAGVRAIDDRIKQWLFAEPETLRAIDVLDRLHLRDRLATEFSAFLQPHDLREDSFVGSRQDLVWAFLTRPEIAEAILQQAQAERDLIQRYFAQFALGPCPAIVDIGWGGNLQASLQAILADRDGDASFKGYYLGLFSLNSAVRSGDATGLLFDHRQENAEIWREAVSLLELIFSADHAGVTGFHSEADGSVHPVLRPAESWRPQMDWGVKTLQDAIVASARRLETENVLIGKEDAVDLLLNFIRRPNPAHVRCLSSWPCQSEQNRATADPFLPAIRVSDILAAGLGTRIVREYWPSGLRVANGPGKYFLFATFRRLRLLRRLKTLRFHR, encoded by the coding sequence ATGACGACTTTTGACATCTTCGATACGGTCATTACTCGCGCCGTCGCTGCTCCCAGGCACATTTTCGATGTGCTCGAGCAGCGCCTCGCGCACGGATATCCCGTGCGCGGCCTGGCCAAAGCCCGTGTCGAGGCGGAGAAACTGGCCGGCGAAAGGCTCCGGCACGAGCGAGACCCGCGCCTCGATGAGATCTACTCGGAGCTGCAAGCCCTCCTGCATATCGACGCCGAGGTGATGGCTGCCATATTGAGCGAAGAGCTTGCGCTGGAGCTGGACTATGTGCGTCCTCATCCTCCAGGCGCCTCCCTGCTAAAAGCAGCCCGCGCCGATAATACGTTCGGAGGGTTCCTTTCCGATATGTATCTGCCCGGCGACTTTGTAAAGCAGTTGCTGGCAAAGTGCGGACTCTGGCAGGTGGGCGATCGACTGTGGATGTCGTGCGAAACCGGCGCATCGAAACATCAAGGAACGCTTTTTCAACGTGTGAAGGATGATTGCGGGGCACACTACTCGGACTGGACCCATGTCGGCGACAACCCCCACAGCGATGGCCATTCTCCTGCCGCGCTCGGCATCAGGAGCATCCTGTTGGAACCTCCATCCCAACATGTGATCCTAATCAGGAGCCGGGAAGAATCGCAGTACCGCGCCAATGGCGCCCTCGCACTCGCCAGACGCAGCGACCGGCCAGCGGACCAGAGCGCCCATCTCCGCAATGTCTGGGATTTTGGCGCCGAGATCGCGGGTCCCATCGTGTATTGGCTATATACGGAAATCCTCCGGGCGGCGGAGCGCGAGGGTGTCACCGATCTCTGCTTCCTGGCACGTGATGGGCAGATCCTTCACCGGCTCTCCCAGAGCCTCGCGGCGCGCCATGGAGGCATCCGGTGCCACTATGTGGCGGCTTCCCGGCAGGCATTCCATCTGGCGGGAGTACGCGCGATCGATGACCGGATCAAGCAGTGGTTATTTGCGGAACCCGAGACCTTGAGGGCGATCGATGTGCTCGATAGACTGCACCTGCGCGACAGGCTCGCCACGGAGTTTTCTGCCTTTTTGCAGCCCCATGACCTGAGGGAGGACTCGTTCGTGGGCTCCAGGCAGGATCTTGTCTGGGCATTTCTGACCCGACCCGAGATCGCCGAGGCGATCCTGCAGCAGGCCCAGGCGGAGCGCGACCTGATCCAGAGATACTTTGCCCAGTTCGCACTCGGTCCGTGCCCTGCCATCGTGGACATTGGCTGGGGGGGTAACCTGCAAGCGTCTCTGCAGGCGATCCTCGCCGATCGGGACGGAGATGCCTCATTCAAGGGGTATTACCTGGGGCTGTTCAGCCTCAACTCCGCCGTTCGCTCGGGCGACGCCACCGGCCTGCTTTTCGACCATCGCCAAGAAAATGCGGAAATCTGGCGCGAGGCGGTGTCACTGCTGGAACTGATATTCTCGGCCGACCACGCCGGAGTGACAGGATTCCACTCGGAAGCGGATGGCTCTGTGCATCCCGTCCTCCGCCCGGCAGAGTCCTGGCGCCCCCAGATGGACTGGGGGGTAAAAACCCTGCAAGACGCCATCGTCGCCAGTGCAAGGCGGCTGGAGACAGAGAACGTCCTGATCGGGAAGGAGGATGCCGTGGATCTGCTGCTGAACTTTATTCGTCGACCCAACCCGGCACACGTGCGCTGTCTCTCCTCCTGGCCATGCCAGTCGGAGCAAAATCGCGCGACGGCCGACCCCTTTCTCCCGGCGATCCGTGTCTCAGACATCCTTGCAGCCGGCCTCGGCACGCGTATCGTACGGGAGTACTGGCCCAGCGGACTCCGCGTCGCGAATGGGCCGGGAAAATACTTCCTTTTCGCAACTTTCCGACGTTTGCGCCTGCTTCGGCGTTTGAAAACCCTACGCTTTCACCGATAG